One Sulfuriferula thiophila DNA window includes the following coding sequences:
- the mlaE gene encoding lipid asymmetry maintenance ABC transporter permease subunit MlaE has protein sequence MSTKQNLISRIGHRVIDSVWLMGVATRFLMQVLWRSGTSWRRFHLIIREIYASGVLSLVIIIVSGLFVGMVLGLQGYETLQTYGSEQALGILVALSLVRELGPVVAALLFASRAGSAITAEIGLMKTTEQLKAMEMMAVDPIARVIAPRFWGGVISMPLLAAIFSIVGVFGGYLVGVVLIGVDEGSFWSQMQAAVDVREDILNGVIKSVVFGFAVTTIALFEGFDAMPTAEGISRATTRTVVTSSLAILALDFILTAFMFRGV, from the coding sequence ATGTCAACCAAACAAAATCTGATTAGCCGTATCGGGCATCGTGTCATTGACAGTGTATGGCTGATGGGGGTTGCAACCCGATTTCTGATGCAGGTGTTATGGCGCTCAGGCACTAGCTGGCGACGCTTCCATCTGATCATTCGCGAGATATATGCGAGTGGTGTATTGTCGCTGGTGATTATTATTGTTTCCGGATTATTTGTCGGCATGGTGCTCGGTTTGCAGGGTTACGAAACATTGCAGACATACGGCAGCGAGCAGGCATTGGGTATCCTGGTGGCTTTATCTCTGGTACGCGAACTCGGTCCAGTCGTTGCCGCCTTGTTATTCGCCAGTCGTGCCGGCTCGGCAATAACGGCAGAAATCGGATTAATGAAAACCACTGAGCAATTAAAAGCCATGGAAATGATGGCGGTTGATCCGATTGCTCGTGTTATTGCCCCGCGGTTCTGGGGCGGGGTGATTTCCATGCCGTTACTGGCAGCGATTTTTTCTATTGTCGGTGTGTTCGGTGGTTATCTGGTGGGTGTGGTGCTGATCGGCGTTGATGAAGGTTCATTCTGGTCACAAATGCAAGCAGCGGTCGATGTGCGTGAAGATATCCTGAATGGTGTCATTAAAAGCGTAGTGTTTGGATTTGCAGTTACAACCATTGCTTTATTTGAAGGCTTTGACGCAATGCCGACTGCTGAAGGAATTTCGCGTGCGACAACCCGTACCGTGGTCACGTCATCGCTGGCCATTCTGGCACTTGATTTTATTTTAACCGCAT